In the genome of Gadus morhua chromosome 12, gadMor3.0, whole genome shotgun sequence, one region contains:
- the LOC115555823 gene encoding mucin-5AC has product MLSYWARICIGLTMMLQATNGQTGITPDPSGPPEVTSGSSMTSSTNVSSNTSAAPSLVTTSTTSSPPLTISPNQTNASTNGSKTTAAPSLVTNSTTSFSRLTISPSRTNASTNGSLNTTAAPSLMTNSTTTTGLTNITAIAGNTFTTNGTNTTLTTVSPETVPTTPPGPSQTNASANGSLNTTAAPSLVTNSTKSFSRLTISPSRTNASTNGSLNTTAAPSLMTNSTTTTSLTNITAIAGNTFSCASDPPLCCLGLDSSCFRGCYCDVACLRLGDCCSDFNATCITGFPTSQPNLTNTTSTNETTFPIFSFSGSCSANSSMCCSGENPSCFNGCFCDESCASRPIPDCCPDYNVTCMNATNGTNTTLTTASPETVPTTPPDPLKLIFALSVSFLAPASYSNSTIQAAVEQAIRALIETTGSDLSYKVLKIKIK; this is encoded by the exons ATGCTGAGTTACTGGGCTAGAATTTGCATTGGACTGACAATGATGCTTCAAGCAACGAATGGACAAACTG GTATAACACCTGACCCATCTGGACCACCGGAGGTTACCAGTGGTAGCTCAATGACTTCTTCTACCAACGTGTCGTCAAATACATCAGCTGCACCTTCATTAG TGACAACATCTACAACATCATCTCCTCCTTTGACGATCAGTCCAAACCAAACAAATGCTTCTACAAATGGTTCAAAGACAACAGCTGCTCCTTCATTAG TGACCAACTCTACAACATCATTTTCTCGTTTGACTATCAGTCCCAGCCGAACAAATGCTTCTACAAATGGGTCGCTGAACACAACAGCTGCACCGTCATTAA TGACCAACTCTACAACTACAACTGGTTTGACAAACATCACGGCAATAGCAGGGAATACATTTA CAACAAACGGCACAAACACAACTCTCACTACGGTCTCTCCAGAAACCGTCCCCACAACTCCACCAG GTCCCAGCCAAACAAATGCTTCTGCAAATGGGTCGCTGAACACAACAGCTGCACCTTCATTAG TGACCAACTCTACAAAATCCTTTTCTCGTTTGACTATCAGTCCCAGCCGAACAAATGCTTCTACAAATGGGTCGCTGAACACAACAGCTGCACCGTCATTAA TGACCAACTCTACAACTACAACTAGTTTGACAAACATCACGGCAATAGCAGGGAATACGTTTA GTTGCGCCAGCGATCCCCCGTTGTGCTGCTTGGGGTTGGATAGCAGCTGCTTTAGGGGCTGCTACTGTGACGTGGCTTGTCTTCGGTTAGGCGACTGCTGCAGTGACTTCAACGCCACTTGCATAACAG GATTCCCTACAAGTCAGCCTAATTTGACCAACACAACCTCAACCAACGAAACAACTTTCCCTATATTTTCATTTTCAG GGAGCTGTTCTGCAAACTCTTCCATGTGTTGCTCAGGCGAAAATCCATCTTGTTTCAATGGTTGCTTCTGTGACGAATCATGTGCTTCACGACCGATCCCTGACTGCTGCCCAGACTACAACGTCACCTGCATGAACG CAACAAACGGCACAAACACAACTCTCACTACGGCCTCTCCAGAAACCGTCCCCACAACTCCACCAG ATCCTCTGAAGTTGATCTTTGCCCTGTCCGTTTCTTTTCTGGCTCCAGCCAGTTACAGTAATTCGACGATACAGGCGGCTGTTGAACAG GCTATAAGGGCACTTATTGAGACCACGGGTAGTGACCTTTCCTACAAGGTCCTCAAGATTAAAATCAAATAA
- the s100p gene encoding calcium-activated potassium channel subunit beta-2 codes for MFLWAGSKGPQGGSERRPNYRKSRDYDVLDKRKTVTALRAGEDRAILLGLGMVLVSFMMYFVLAITVLRSYSDSVWTEESRCVIVNATIVWDVNCSFSCGAECWKSSRYPCLQVYVSLNSSGKVVRLSHNEESQDRNPECFYVPKCQKDYAATHATVLNISERLRSQRTVLCFVDPDDRADNAILTQIYGQVAVFHSLFWPTCTFIVGSIIIAMVKLTQHLSVMCEQLSRIKR; via the exons ATGTTCCTCTGGGCAGGAAGTAAGGGCCCTCAAGGAGGAAGTGAGAGGAG ACCTAACTACCGTAAGAGCCGCGATTACGACGTGCTGGACAAAAGGAAAACGGTCACGGCTCTGAGGGCTGGGGAGGACCGAGCCATCCTGTTGGGTCTGGGCATGGTGCTGGTCTCTTTCATGATGTACTTTGTCCTGGCCATCACCGTACTGCGCTCTTACTCTGACAG CGTGTGGACAGAGGAATCGAGATGCGTCATCGTGAACGCCACCATCGTGTGGGACGTAAACTGCTCGTTCAGCTGCGGAGCCGAGTGCTGGAAGAGCTCCCGTTACCCCTGCCTCCAGGTCTACGTCAGCCTCAACTCCTCGGGGAAGGTGGTGCGCCTGTCCCACAACGAGGAGAGCCAGGACAGGAACCCTGAG TGTTTCTATGTGCCAAAGTGCCAGAAGGACTACGCCGCGACGCACGCCACGGTCTTGAACATATCCGAGCGCCTCCGCTCCCAGCGCACCGTGCTCTGCTTCGTGGACCCAGACGACCGGGCGGACAACGCCATCCTGACCCAGATCTACGGCCAGGTGGCGGTGTTCCACTCCCTCTTCTGGCCCACCTGCACCTTCATCGTGGGCAGCATCATCATCGCCATGGTCAAGCTCACCCAACACCTGTCCGTCATGTGCGAGCAGCTGAGCCGAATTAAAAGATGA
- the LOC115555822 gene encoding uncharacterized protein LOC115555822 isoform X1, with the protein MTLPSVGATSLCLPSQTTVQQLFSVARDAGVVPDISLDPVLTAFLSMESRASLLHQYASLQRGMTPEQLASFRHNVSGELGGSTRVRHGGVGVVALALSVLFDLVAKKVGDDFRVPKQQGATGCLFGIRRSSRIGRMIHSYLRLIPGVANDPEGMAETTELYDNWLKLELIDHYERMTNKKRMGSEAMRQWLAGAAVHMHMRIHQVRLKSVPLGSAESLRLSYRTAFAQLVQDYASYLRRNIRETPPSGTYKPNAAQPGERTPAATTFQRLTDHGTRKEPSETEGAGVAVCVGATMGNVSLACPMNDLNGTGPDGHNSTTAANQAAAFSGGSNEVTGQTGPKQMDNNNDVGPERGAASVLSGVGGAAQPTASDGLLVIEAMRNVSHGVRHRACESPVIEQALATLISEAQDLEESRDFFLYPRPLLDNLLGQRADFDLKIRWRKTI; encoded by the exons ATGACCCTGCCGTCCGTCGGTGCGACcagcctctgtctcccctcccagaCCACCGTCCAGCAGCTGTTCTCCGTGGCCAGGGATGCCGGTGTGGTTCCAGACATCTCCCTGGACCCCGTCCTCACCGCCTTCCTGTCCATGGAGTCGCGTGCGTCCCTGCTGCACCAGTACGCCTCGCTGCAGAGGGGCATGACGCCGGAGCAGCTGGCCTCCTTCCGCCACAACGTGAGCGGGGAGCTGGGTGGCAGCACCAGGGTCCGCCACGGAGGAGTGGGCGTGGTCGCCCTGGCCCTCTCCGTGCTCTTTGACCTCGTGGCCAAAAAGGTGGGGGACGACTTTAGG GTCCCGAAGCAGCAGGGGGCGACCGGGTGCCTATTTGGGATCCGGCGCTCCTCCAGGATCGGCCGGATGATCCACAGCTACCTGCGTCTGATCCCCGGCGTGGCCAACGACCCTGAGGGCATGGCCGAGACCACAGAGCTCTACGACAACTGGCTGAAGCTGGAGCTGATCGACCACTACGAGAGGATGACCAACAAGAAGAGGATGGGCTCCGAGGCCATGAGGCAGTGGCTTGCTGGCGCCGCCGTCCACATGCACATGAGGATCCACCAG GTGAGACTGAAATCGGTGCCTCTTGGCTCGGCCGAGTCCCTGCGCCTCTCTTACAGGACGGCTTTCGCCCAGCTGGTGCAGGACTACGCATCCTACCTCCGCCGAAACATCCGGGAAACCCCGCCTTCAGGCACATACAAACCCAACGCGGCCCAGCCAGGCGAGCGAACACCGGCGGCTACGACGTTCCAGCGCCTCACCGACCACGGGACCCGGAAGGAACcgagtgagacagagggagcaggGGTAGCCGTCTGCGTGGGGGCGACGATGGGTAACGTCAGCCTGGCCTGCCCAATGAATGACCTCAACGGGACCGGCCCCGACGGGCATAACTCAACCACCGCAGCGAACCAAGCGGCAGCTTTTAGCGGAGGATCCAATGAGGTTACGGGGCAAACAGGTCCAAAACAgatggataataataatgacgtGGGCCCTGAAAGAGGTGCAGCCAGTGTGTTGAGTGGTGTTGGCGGGGCTGCGCAGCCAACAGCCAGTGACGGTCTGTTAGTCATTGAAGCCATGAGGAACGTGAGTCATGGTGTACGGCATCGGGCCTGTGAGTCTCCAGTCATAGAGCAAGCCCTGGCCACCCTCATTTCAGAGGCGCAGGACCTGGAAGAGAGCAGGGACTTTTTCCTGTACCCCCGGCCACTGCTTGACAATCTGCTCGGCCAGAGAGCTGACTTTGACTTGAAGATAAGATGGCGGAAAACTATTTGA
- the LOC115555822 gene encoding uncharacterized protein LOC115555822 isoform X2, whose amino-acid sequence MTLPSVGATSLCLPSQTTVQQLFSVARDAGVVPDISLDPVLTAFLSMESRASLLHQYASLQRGMTPEQLASFRHNVSGELGGSTRVRHGGVGVVALALSVLFDLVAKKVPKQQGATGCLFGIRRSSRIGRMIHSYLRLIPGVANDPEGMAETTELYDNWLKLELIDHYERMTNKKRMGSEAMRQWLAGAAVHMHMRIHQVRLKSVPLGSAESLRLSYRTAFAQLVQDYASYLRRNIRETPPSGTYKPNAAQPGERTPAATTFQRLTDHGTRKEPSETEGAGVAVCVGATMGNVSLACPMNDLNGTGPDGHNSTTAANQAAAFSGGSNEVTGQTGPKQMDNNNDVGPERGAASVLSGVGGAAQPTASDGLLVIEAMRNVSHGVRHRACESPVIEQALATLISEAQDLEESRDFFLYPRPLLDNLLGQRADFDLKIRWRKTI is encoded by the exons ATGACCCTGCCGTCCGTCGGTGCGACcagcctctgtctcccctcccagaCCACCGTCCAGCAGCTGTTCTCCGTGGCCAGGGATGCCGGTGTGGTTCCAGACATCTCCCTGGACCCCGTCCTCACCGCCTTCCTGTCCATGGAGTCGCGTGCGTCCCTGCTGCACCAGTACGCCTCGCTGCAGAGGGGCATGACGCCGGAGCAGCTGGCCTCCTTCCGCCACAACGTGAGCGGGGAGCTGGGTGGCAGCACCAGGGTCCGCCACGGAGGAGTGGGCGTGGTCGCCCTGGCCCTCTCCGTGCTCTTTGACCTCGTGGCCAAAAAG GTCCCGAAGCAGCAGGGGGCGACCGGGTGCCTATTTGGGATCCGGCGCTCCTCCAGGATCGGCCGGATGATCCACAGCTACCTGCGTCTGATCCCCGGCGTGGCCAACGACCCTGAGGGCATGGCCGAGACCACAGAGCTCTACGACAACTGGCTGAAGCTGGAGCTGATCGACCACTACGAGAGGATGACCAACAAGAAGAGGATGGGCTCCGAGGCCATGAGGCAGTGGCTTGCTGGCGCCGCCGTCCACATGCACATGAGGATCCACCAG GTGAGACTGAAATCGGTGCCTCTTGGCTCGGCCGAGTCCCTGCGCCTCTCTTACAGGACGGCTTTCGCCCAGCTGGTGCAGGACTACGCATCCTACCTCCGCCGAAACATCCGGGAAACCCCGCCTTCAGGCACATACAAACCCAACGCGGCCCAGCCAGGCGAGCGAACACCGGCGGCTACGACGTTCCAGCGCCTCACCGACCACGGGACCCGGAAGGAACcgagtgagacagagggagcaggGGTAGCCGTCTGCGTGGGGGCGACGATGGGTAACGTCAGCCTGGCCTGCCCAATGAATGACCTCAACGGGACCGGCCCCGACGGGCATAACTCAACCACCGCAGCGAACCAAGCGGCAGCTTTTAGCGGAGGATCCAATGAGGTTACGGGGCAAACAGGTCCAAAACAgatggataataataatgacgtGGGCCCTGAAAGAGGTGCAGCCAGTGTGTTGAGTGGTGTTGGCGGGGCTGCGCAGCCAACAGCCAGTGACGGTCTGTTAGTCATTGAAGCCATGAGGAACGTGAGTCATGGTGTACGGCATCGGGCCTGTGAGTCTCCAGTCATAGAGCAAGCCCTGGCCACCCTCATTTCAGAGGCGCAGGACCTGGAAGAGAGCAGGGACTTTTTCCTGTACCCCCGGCCACTGCTTGACAATCTGCTCGGCCAGAGAGCTGACTTTGACTTGAAGATAAGATGGCGGAAAACTATTTGA